One genomic segment of Candidatus Bathyarchaeota archaeon includes these proteins:
- the sufC gene encoding Fe-S cluster assembly ATPase SufC — translation MVVLEVKDLSVKVEGRLILEDMTFSLQDGASHILFGPNGSGKTTLISTLMGLPGYEVVSGKILFQGIDVTNKSVDERAKLGMIVSFQNPPEVTGVKLGDLLKLCLGKPSTEDFSPEEKQQIEAFHLTSFLTRDINVGFSGGERKRSEILQLIFLKPRLLLLDEPDSGVDVESLRLIATEIQKYVESTGSSALIITHKGDILEYIKASYGCILLAGRFHCFKNPLRIYEDIKRVGYEECVSCRIKTSVGWKSNGKTQ, via the coding sequence ATGGTTGTGCTTGAAGTTAAGGATTTATCCGTTAAAGTTGAGGGCAGACTTATTCTTGAAGACATGACGTTTAGTCTCCAAGACGGCGCAAGCCACATCCTATTTGGACCCAACGGTTCAGGAAAAACCACCCTCATCAGCACTCTTATGGGACTACCCGGATACGAGGTAGTATCAGGCAAAATACTTTTTCAAGGCATAGACGTAACAAACAAAAGCGTAGATGAACGCGCCAAACTCGGAATGATAGTCAGCTTCCAAAACCCACCCGAAGTTACAGGCGTAAAACTTGGTGACTTACTAAAACTTTGCCTTGGCAAACCCTCAACCGAAGACTTCAGCCCAGAAGAAAAACAACAAATCGAAGCATTCCACCTAACCAGCTTCTTAACCCGCGACATCAACGTTGGCTTCAGCGGCGGCGAACGAAAACGCTCCGAGATTTTGCAGCTGATTTTCCTAAAACCCCGTTTGCTACTTTTGGATGAACCTGACTCAGGTGTGGATGTTGAAAGTTTAAGGTTGATTGCAACTGAGATTCAAAAGTACGTGGAGAGCACGGGTAGTTCAGCGTTAATTATTACTCATAAAGGTGACATTTTAGAGTATATTAAAGCCTCTTATGGCTGCATTCTCTTAGCAGGCAGGTTCCACTGTTTCAAGAATCCCTTGCGCATTTACGAAGATATCAAACGCGTAGGGTATGAGGAATGCGTGTCATGCAGGATAAAGACAAGTGTAGGATGGAAAAGCAATGGCAAAACCCAATAA
- a CDS encoding PAS domain S-box protein: protein MKKQNNLSLFQGEALSTLTLDDAVSQSLAQTKEILEAITNNTGVGVAIIGLDYRVLWLNKAFRDIFGDVQYEKCYKAFHNRGSLCDACSVRQVFEGKPLVINVAKRRSFKGNEEWIEKTAVPLKNADGKIIAALELGLNITEQKIIENKLIEAEKRYHALFEQAPLGIVVADPESLTPVEFNKFASKQLEYSKEEFNNVSIKDFEAIETPEQITARIKNVLQTGKTEFITQHKTKTGKIRDVMVAVQTIDLSNKKFLLSTYNDITKLKMAERALIESETRFKDIVSNLGEWIWEVDNQGRFTYSNGAVNEILGYSPQQMLGRHFYELSFAEKEEKTKQKALKVFQENKRFSKFIGKLYHKDGYTKVVEVSGIPIFNVDGSLRGYRGAVRDVTEDKFMEDYFSALNHYGGLLGSAKSCDEIHDLTLEAMSQLLGLENATIFVVNKNELQCVKQRGYSKPFCTTLRLDEHKDCIIVKAVNSKSSVIISDVYSKKTFRFQENIKSQLAVPLLIDAEVVGVLHAEDKKINAFDQVDEMLLEVLAKHVAAAISNVKKIEEIQSYSQHLEKMVEERTKQLKDTQTQLLKAERLAAIGELSGMVGHDLRNPLTGIKNATFFLKKKQSPQASQSEKQMLELIDKAVNHANKIINDLLEYSREIRLDYSESSPKLILNDSLIMMQIPNNVKFINKMRKNPKVTVDQDKIKRVFINLIKNAFDAMPNGGMLEVRSEGREDEVDFIFSDTGIGMSDEVLSKIFTPLFTTKAKGMGFGLAICKRIVDAHGGRISIKSAVGQGTTFTVTLPIKPLVGGEKNID, encoded by the coding sequence TTGAAAAAACAAAATAACCTGTCTCTTTTTCAAGGTGAAGCGTTATCTACCTTAACTTTAGATGACGCTGTTTCTCAGAGTTTGGCGCAAACAAAAGAAATTCTTGAGGCAATAACAAACAATACAGGTGTAGGCGTAGCTATAATTGGGTTAGATTATCGTGTTTTATGGTTAAATAAGGCTTTTAGAGATATTTTTGGAGATGTTCAATATGAAAAATGTTACAAAGCTTTCCACAACCGTGGTTCGCTTTGTGATGCTTGTTCTGTGAGACAAGTGTTTGAAGGCAAACCCCTAGTTATCAATGTAGCTAAACGCCGCTCTTTCAAGGGTAATGAAGAATGGATTGAGAAAACCGCTGTTCCATTAAAAAATGCGGATGGAAAAATTATCGCCGCACTAGAATTGGGTCTAAATATAACCGAACAAAAAATAATTGAAAATAAGCTTATAGAAGCTGAAAAACGGTATCACGCATTGTTTGAACAGGCTCCCCTGGGAATTGTAGTTGCTGACCCGGAATCGTTAACTCCTGTTGAGTTTAACAAGTTTGCCAGTAAACAGTTAGAATACTCAAAAGAGGAATTTAATAATGTCAGCATAAAAGATTTTGAGGCAATTGAAACACCTGAACAAATAACAGCTAGGATAAAAAATGTTCTTCAAACAGGAAAAACCGAGTTCATCACACAACATAAAACCAAAACTGGCAAAATCCGCGATGTAATGGTTGCAGTTCAAACCATAGACTTGTCAAACAAGAAATTTTTGTTAAGCACATACAACGACATAACTAAGTTAAAAATGGCTGAACGGGCGTTAATTGAAAGTGAGACACGTTTTAAGGATATTGTAAGTAACTTAGGAGAGTGGATTTGGGAAGTTGACAATCAGGGTCGCTTCACTTACTCTAACGGTGCAGTTAACGAAATTTTAGGGTACAGTCCGCAACAAATGTTAGGTAGACACTTCTATGAGTTATCTTTCGCTGAAAAAGAAGAAAAAACGAAACAGAAAGCCCTCAAAGTTTTCCAGGAGAACAAGCGTTTCAGCAAGTTCATCGGCAAACTGTACCATAAGGACGGTTATACAAAAGTTGTGGAAGTCAGTGGAATACCAATTTTTAACGTTGACGGTTCTTTGAGGGGGTACCGGGGGGCTGTCCGTGATGTTACCGAAGATAAATTCATGGAAGATTACTTTTCGGCTTTAAATCATTACGGTGGTTTACTGGGTTCAGCAAAAAGTTGTGATGAAATTCATGATTTAACTTTAGAGGCTATGTCGCAGCTTTTAGGGCTGGAAAACGCGACAATCTTTGTTGTGAACAAAAATGAGCTTCAATGCGTAAAACAAAGAGGTTACAGTAAGCCTTTCTGTACAACACTACGATTGGATGAACATAAAGATTGTATTATTGTAAAAGCGGTAAACAGTAAATCTTCTGTCATAATTTCTGACGTTTACAGCAAGAAAACTTTTAGATTTCAAGAAAACATAAAATCTCAGTTAGCCGTACCATTGCTTATTGATGCAGAAGTTGTTGGAGTACTGCATGCTGAGGACAAAAAAATCAACGCCTTTGACCAAGTGGATGAAATGCTGCTTGAAGTTTTAGCTAAGCATGTTGCCGCAGCTATAAGTAATGTCAAAAAAATTGAAGAAATTCAAAGTTACTCTCAGCATCTGGAAAAGATGGTCGAGGAAAGAACAAAGCAGTTAAAGGATACTCAAACTCAACTTCTCAAAGCAGAACGTCTTGCCGCCATCGGTGAACTGTCTGGCATGGTTGGTCATGACCTGCGTAACCCCTTAACAGGCATAAAAAATGCTACTTTTTTCCTTAAAAAGAAGCAGAGCCCACAAGCAAGCCAATCAGAAAAGCAAATGCTTGAGCTTATTGATAAAGCTGTGAATCATGCAAACAAAATCATCAATGACCTTTTAGAGTACTCAAGAGAGATTCGGCTGGACTATTCAGAAAGTTCACCTAAATTGATTCTTAACGACAGCTTAATCATGATGCAAATCCCCAATAATGTTAAATTTATAAATAAAATGCGGAAAAACCCCAAAGTAACTGTTGACCAAGATAAAATAAAGCGAGTTTTTATTAATCTTATAAAAAATGCTTTTGATGCAATGCCAAATGGTGGTATGCTTGAGGTCAGAAGTGAAGGCCGAGAGGATGAAGTGGACTTTATTTTTTCGGATACAGGTATTGGCATGTCTGATGAGGTGCTAAGTAAAATCTTCACTCCCCTGTTTACTACAAAGGCTAAAGGTATGGGTTTTGGCTTAGCAATATGTAAAAGAATCGTGGATGCCCATGGCGGACGAATAAGCATTAAAAGTGCAGTTGGGCAAGGAACAACTTTCACAGTAACATTACCCATTAAACCGTTGGTTGGAGGTGAAAAAAATATTGATTAG
- a CDS encoding chorismate-binding protein, with amino-acid sequence MAKCPKCSTDVAKAKKTWKMAGRPDKQGKRMQLEIGLYECPKCGNVFREVLSKKKI; translated from the coding sequence ATGGCGAAATGTCCAAAATGCTCAACAGACGTTGCAAAAGCAAAGAAAACATGGAAAATGGCAGGCCGACCAGACAAACAAGGAAAACGCATGCAACTAGAAATCGGCTTATACGAATGCCCAAAATGCGGCAACGTATTCCGAGAAGTTCTCAGCAAAAAGAAAATTTAA
- the pyrE gene encoding orotate phosphoribosyltransferase — MEKQVFEEKKNKISNILFRLDALKFGVFKLSSGKPSPYYIDLRVIPSFPDAYREICDFYTESISNQIGLKNFERIAGVPLAGMPFASQIAYNLKKPFLYVPKGIKLHGRERRVEGVLISGDRVLLIDDLVTTGLTLTKAADAIRAEGGVVTDAVAFMDREEGGREKLKAAGIELHALLKIDEIANTLYEMGAIDKENHKTILKQVKKPKVYS; from the coding sequence ATGGAAAAACAGGTTTTTGAAGAAAAGAAAAACAAAATCTCCAACATTCTTTTTAGACTTGACGCCTTAAAATTCGGCGTTTTTAAACTCTCCAGCGGCAAACCAAGCCCCTACTACATTGACCTGCGGGTTATCCCCAGTTTTCCTGATGCATACAGGGAAATCTGTGACTTTTACACTGAATCAATCTCCAATCAAATTGGTCTTAAAAATTTTGAACGTATTGCAGGTGTTCCACTGGCAGGTATGCCTTTTGCCTCCCAAATTGCTTATAACCTAAAAAAACCCTTTTTGTATGTTCCTAAAGGAATCAAACTACATGGTAGAGAACGCCGCGTTGAAGGCGTGTTAATTTCTGGTGACAGAGTTCTGTTGATTGATGATTTGGTGACTACTGGTTTAACGCTTACAAAAGCTGCAGATGCAATCCGGGCTGAAGGCGGAGTAGTTACGGATGCGGTTGCTTTTATGGACCGTGAAGAAGGTGGAAGAGAAAAACTCAAAGCAGCAGGCATTGAACTTCATGCATTGCTGAAAATTGATGAGATAGCAAATACGCTCTATGAAATGGGCGCGATAGATAAGGAAAACCATAAAACTATTCTTAAGCAGGTTAAGAAACCCAAAGTTTACTCGTAA
- a CDS encoding MBL fold metallo-hydrolase — MSVQKIPEKGSILFVWFNEYSGVLLKTPTKTIAIDPVDIKPKSLQNADAVLITHEHYDHFDPRLIEEIYKASNCQVIADLASYKRLQHLIPQEKLQAVSVGEEIKLGEVSIKAEKCEHKASSPVTYIITSEDGVKVYHTADSLPFPELALIGQKENFDVVFCTVGIAPSCSPESGFEIAQLTKPQVAIPYHTSTSESQSAFQKLVRKELPKTACLIAEQNKIYQVSRKQ, encoded by the coding sequence TTGTCTGTTCAGAAAATCCCAGAGAAAGGCTCTATACTCTTTGTATGGTTCAACGAGTACTCAGGTGTGCTGCTTAAGACTCCCACAAAAACTATTGCCATTGATCCTGTGGACATCAAACCTAAAAGCCTTCAAAACGCAGACGCCGTACTAATCACACATGAACACTACGACCACTTCGACCCAAGACTCATCGAGGAAATCTACAAGGCAAGCAACTGCCAAGTAATCGCGGATTTAGCATCCTATAAAAGACTCCAGCACCTTATCCCTCAAGAGAAGCTTCAAGCAGTTAGCGTGGGCGAAGAAATAAAACTAGGCGAAGTCTCAATAAAAGCCGAGAAATGTGAGCATAAAGCATCCTCACCAGTAACCTACATTATAACCAGTGAAGACGGCGTAAAAGTATATCACACCGCAGACAGCCTGCCCTTCCCAGAACTAGCACTTATTGGTCAAAAAGAAAACTTTGATGTGGTCTTTTGCACCGTGGGTATTGCGCCATCATGTTCGCCAGAGAGTGGTTTTGAGATTGCACAGCTTACAAAACCTCAAGTTGCTATCCCCTATCACACCAGCACCTCGGAAAGCCAAAGCGCTTTTCAAAAACTGGTCCGAAAAGAGTTGCCTAAAACCGCTTGTTTGATTGCTGAACAAAACAAGATCTATCAGGTCTCAAGGAAGCAGTAA
- a CDS encoding PKD domain-containing protein, translating to MPLQLDGNKYVGITFGYTKAYFTVTPEHPPVNGEVFFNGTASYSSGSIVSYEWNFGDGTTGTGPTVYHTYTAAGNYIVILTVTSTVGTATYNQLIPVGVNWYEDVIPEIVVTILLFFVLPLFLLFLWNRRQPPYIIIQSTRPECVLCHGRLEGDCDGTQCKMTPC from the coding sequence CTGCCGCTTCAACTAGACGGCAATAAGTATGTTGGAATCACGTTTGGTTACACTAAAGCGTATTTCACAGTAACGCCTGAGCATCCTCCAGTGAACGGGGAGGTTTTTTTTAACGGCACGGCAAGCTATAGTTCAGGAAGCATTGTCAGTTATGAATGGAACTTTGGGGATGGCACCACCGGAACTGGTCCTACTGTATATCACACTTACACTGCCGCTGGGAACTATATTGTTATTCTCACAGTCACCAGCACAGTTGGTACAGCAACCTACAACCAACTGATACCTGTTGGCGTGAACTGGTACGAAGATGTAATTCCTGAAATTGTGGTTACAATTTTGCTGTTTTTTGTTTTACCGCTCTTTCTGCTTTTCCTGTGGAACCGCAGGCAACCCCCATACATAATTATACAGTCTACACGACCTGAGTGTGTCCTTTGTCATGGTCGTCTTGAAGGTGACTGTGATGGTACACAATGCAAAATGACGCCATGTTAA
- a CDS encoding TATA-box-binding protein, with protein sequence MSVTKVKATLSIENVVASATLNQKVDLNAVVKGYPSVEYRPEQVPGLVFRLKRPKTATLIFNSGKMVCTGAKSEKEARRAVMKVIKELKKSGIIIISKPELKIQNIVASGVLGGIIDLEKAAYALGKTMYEPEQFPGLIYRMDDPKVVILLFASGKLVCTGAKKEQDVYTAVNKLHELLEETELIFYE encoded by the coding sequence GTGTCCGTTACTAAAGTAAAAGCAACACTGAGCATTGAAAATGTGGTTGCCTCTGCAACTCTAAACCAAAAAGTTGACCTAAACGCTGTAGTAAAAGGATATCCCAGCGTAGAATACCGCCCTGAACAAGTCCCAGGCTTAGTTTTCAGGCTTAAACGCCCCAAAACTGCGACTTTAATTTTTAATTCTGGAAAAATGGTGTGCACAGGCGCCAAATCCGAAAAAGAAGCCCGCCGCGCAGTAATGAAGGTTATAAAAGAACTCAAGAAAAGCGGCATAATCATCATCAGCAAACCTGAACTAAAAATCCAAAACATCGTGGCTTCAGGAGTGCTTGGCGGAATAATTGACCTTGAAAAAGCCGCATATGCTCTTGGAAAAACAATGTATGAACCCGAGCAGTTTCCAGGCTTAATTTACCGCATGGATGATCCCAAAGTGGTAATCTTGTTGTTTGCTAGTGGAAAACTGGTTTGCACAGGCGCCAAAAAAGAACAAGACGTATACACTGCAGTAAACAAGCTGCATGAACTGCTTGAAGAAACAGAACTAATATTTTACGAGTAA
- a CDS encoding SufD family Fe-S cluster assembly protein, whose product MAKPNNLTGIPHKILEEAQKTGIETQDKNRSATYFHLNQETIAAQVNALYEGKLELMDIKSALEKYDWLKDYMWKLVDKDKDEYTKKVAEEYSGGYFMRIMPGAEISFPLQSCLMITKNHLEQRVHNIIICEENSKAHIITSCLQHSSVPDASHLGVSEIYVKKGALLNFTMIHQWSEGTKVRPRTGTLVEDNAMYISNYVSMRPVRDMQMYPVAYCKGENSRASFNSILYGQKNSVLDVGSKAVLTGKNSKAEMISRAITREGSKMIVRGLIEGHTPNCKGHLECKGLIMDDKSFMQSIPELIATKNGVEITHEAAVGKISEKEITYLMTRKISREEAVSLIIRGFMDVSILGLPDALNEEIKSIVHSAAEAD is encoded by the coding sequence ATGGCAAAACCCAATAACCTAACAGGCATACCCCACAAAATTCTTGAAGAAGCCCAAAAAACCGGCATCGAAACCCAAGACAAAAACCGCTCCGCAACCTACTTCCACCTAAACCAAGAAACAATAGCTGCACAAGTCAACGCGCTCTATGAGGGCAAACTGGAACTCATGGACATCAAATCTGCGCTGGAAAAGTATGACTGGCTAAAAGATTACATGTGGAAACTGGTTGACAAAGATAAGGACGAGTACACCAAAAAAGTCGCTGAAGAATACAGCGGCGGTTACTTCATGCGCATCATGCCAGGAGCAGAAATATCTTTCCCACTTCAATCATGCCTCATGATTACAAAAAACCATCTCGAACAACGCGTGCACAACATAATCATTTGTGAAGAAAACTCTAAAGCACACATAATCACCAGTTGCCTACAACATAGCAGTGTTCCTGACGCGTCACACTTGGGTGTTTCAGAAATTTACGTGAAAAAAGGTGCTCTGCTCAATTTTACCATGATTCATCAGTGGAGTGAAGGCACAAAAGTTAGACCTCGAACGGGCACGTTGGTAGAGGATAATGCCATGTATATTTCAAACTATGTCAGTATGCGACCTGTACGTGACATGCAAATGTACCCTGTAGCGTACTGTAAAGGAGAAAACAGCCGCGCCAGCTTCAACAGCATACTGTATGGACAAAAAAACAGCGTCTTAGACGTGGGCTCCAAGGCTGTTTTAACGGGTAAAAACAGCAAAGCAGAGATGATTAGCCGCGCCATTACCCGTGAAGGCTCCAAAATGATTGTCCGCGGCTTAATAGAAGGACACACCCCTAACTGCAAAGGACACTTAGAATGCAAAGGCCTCATCATGGATGATAAATCCTTTATGCAATCCATCCCCGAACTCATCGCCACCAAAAACGGCGTAGAAATCACTCACGAAGCAGCAGTGGGCAAAATCAGCGAAAAAGAAATAACTTATTTGATGACACGCAAAATCTCACGAGAAGAAGCTGTCTCGCTTATTATACGTGGATTCATGGACGTAAGCATACTGGGCTTGCCTGACGCGCTAAATGAAGAAATTAAATCGATTGTGCATTCAGCTGCAGAGGCTGATTAA
- a CDS encoding response regulator, whose protein sequence is MIRPRILVIDDEETIRKTLSSILLDEGYIVDTAVNGAEALAKSNEISYNLALIDIRLPDMEGTQLLSQLKAAVPKTRKVILTGHPSMSNAIEAVNLNADAYLLKPVNVDDLLSVIAQQLSLQEKEKKDSEVKITEFIETRLSKIKK, encoded by the coding sequence TTGATTAGACCACGCATTCTTGTTATCGACGATGAAGAAACCATCCGAAAAACGCTGTCATCTATCTTACTTGATGAAGGTTATATTGTTGACACAGCAGTGAATGGTGCTGAAGCATTAGCAAAATCCAACGAAATCAGCTATAATCTTGCTTTAATTGACATTCGGCTTCCAGACATGGAAGGAACCCAGCTTTTATCACAACTTAAAGCTGCAGTGCCTAAAACCCGAAAAGTCATTTTGACAGGGCATCCATCAATGTCCAATGCAATTGAAGCAGTGAACTTAAATGCTGATGCGTACCTGCTAAAGCCAGTAAATGTGGATGACCTGTTAAGTGTAATAGCCCAGCAGTTGAGCCTTCAGGAAAAGGAGAAGAAAGACAGTGAAGTGAAAATAACTGAATTTATTGAAACCAGGCTCAGCAAAATAAAAAAGTAA
- a CDS encoding PH domain-containing protein produces MTHQNTQTYLPHSSGKTKYYGLIFILIIAIPIGVLLYLTLEGPLLFSIGMSSVLLGVLAVLAYFTFSSGSLKYDVTPKEFQINFGLLKKRVPYRQITNVEKINLQLSLRLFGASLPGFHWGLFRTTMGNAHVYATKINGEFVLITLANGEKIALSPQEPAQFVDALNGKGVMFNSQSTREISELKQSQKRLAYLQVLAVSLAYVAFLGYFFWIYFSLPQIVPVHFGFDGVANRWADKSELLWLTGVAAIFPVVNGILSLKYGKYEKGMLFLLGVIFIVILAVFIFALNSIVSASA; encoded by the coding sequence ATGACCCATCAAAACACCCAAACCTATCTGCCCCACTCTTCAGGCAAAACAAAATATTACGGTTTAATCTTCATCCTCATCATAGCAATCCCAATCGGCGTCCTACTCTACTTAACACTGGAAGGTCCCCTGCTCTTTTCCATCGGTATGTCTTCTGTTCTTTTGGGTGTGCTCGCTGTTTTAGCTTACTTTACCTTTTCCAGTGGCTCGCTCAAATATGACGTAACCCCAAAAGAGTTTCAGATAAATTTTGGTTTACTAAAAAAACGCGTACCCTACCGCCAAATCACGAACGTAGAAAAAATTAATTTACAGTTATCCCTGCGTCTTTTCGGCGCCAGTTTACCTGGATTCCATTGGGGCCTGTTTAGAACCACCATGGGCAATGCTCATGTCTATGCCACAAAAATAAACGGTGAATTTGTATTAATCACATTGGCTAATGGCGAAAAAATAGCTCTCTCCCCCCAAGAACCCGCACAATTTGTTGATGCCCTAAACGGTAAAGGCGTCATGTTTAACAGTCAAAGCACACGGGAAATCTCAGAGCTTAAGCAGTCTCAAAAACGGCTTGCTTACCTGCAAGTTTTAGCTGTGTCACTTGCGTATGTGGCTTTTTTGGGTTATTTCTTTTGGATTTATTTCTCTTTGCCGCAGATTGTGCCTGTTCACTTTGGATTTGACGGCGTTGCTAACCGTTGGGCTGATAAATCCGAATTACTATGGTTAACTGGTGTTGCTGCAATATTTCCTGTTGTCAATGGTATACTTTCTTTGAAGTACGGAAAATACGAGAAGGGCATGCTGTTTCTGTTAGGCGTGATATTTATTGTAATTCTTGCCGTGTTCATCTTTGCCCTAAACAGTATAGTCAGCGCTTCAGCTTAG
- a CDS encoding flavodoxin family protein yields the protein MNTLIVYVSKYYGNTLKIAKAIASELNATMVEPAEAKKMDLSMYDLIGLGSGIYFSTHDPDLLAFTDGLPDAKKKMFIFSTRGRNSFFEKTYHKALKEKLTAKGYIVIDEFSCRGFSDYYRIFKLFGGVNKGHPNNQDLDDAKNFVAQLKQKMAQ from the coding sequence ATGAATACTTTGATAGTTTACGTTTCCAAGTATTATGGTAACACCCTAAAGATTGCAAAGGCTATTGCATCCGAGTTAAACGCAACTATGGTTGAACCAGCTGAAGCAAAAAAGATGGATTTATCCATGTATGATTTAATCGGGTTGGGTTCAGGGATATATTTTTCCACACATGACCCCGACTTGCTTGCCTTCACTGACGGGTTACCTGACGCAAAAAAGAAAATGTTTATTTTTTCTACACGTGGCAGAAACTCCTTTTTTGAGAAAACATATCATAAAGCGCTAAAAGAAAAGTTAACAGCGAAAGGCTATATTGTGATTGATGAGTTTTCATGTAGAGGTTTTTCTGACTATTACAGAATATTCAAACTGTTTGGCGGAGTTAACAAGGGGCACCCGAATAATCAGGACTTGGATGACGCCAAGAACTTTGTGGCTCAACTTAAACAGAAAATGGCACAGTAG
- a CDS encoding GNAT family N-acetyltransferase, whose amino-acid sequence MQQAKIFEQFCLGNGQTVILRAPQHQDLDSILFFVNSLVDEGAQVAVNHKLTREEEADWLSETFLATERGTLFFLVAESDGKIVATGEVDTQKDNIGTIGIAVLADYRNKGVGTKIMETLTGQAVALKLAGLVLKVFATNTQAIHFYEKLGFSKSAVNPKRHLWRGNFVDEIVMTKSLTQ is encoded by the coding sequence ATGCAGCAAGCAAAAATCTTTGAGCAATTCTGTCTAGGCAACGGGCAAACGGTCATTTTAAGAGCGCCTCAGCATCAAGATTTGGATAGTATTCTCTTTTTTGTAAATTCTTTGGTGGATGAAGGTGCTCAAGTTGCAGTAAACCACAAACTTACTCGAGAAGAAGAAGCTGATTGGCTCTCTGAAACATTTCTGGCTACTGAGCGGGGCACGCTTTTCTTTTTGGTGGCTGAATCTGACGGTAAAATCGTGGCTACAGGCGAAGTTGACACGCAAAAAGACAATATTGGCACCATTGGCATTGCTGTTTTGGCGGATTACAGAAACAAAGGTGTTGGAACCAAAATTATGGAAACACTGACTGGTCAAGCAGTTGCACTTAAACTGGCAGGTTTGGTTTTAAAAGTTTTTGCAACCAACACGCAAGCCATCCATTTTTATGAAAAACTTGGCTTTTCAAAATCGGCTGTAAACCCAAAAAGGCATCTATGGCGCGGCAACTTTGTAGATGAAATTGTGATGACTAAATCATTGACTCAGTAG
- a CDS encoding polyprenyl synthetase family protein encodes MANAKFEFIESMLKKYRDITSEAMEPFFVIKEPKRYLYDLLPQYPKRGGKGLRPGLCIATCRVFGGSTNSAIRSAASLEFFHNMFLIHDDIEDYSEFRRGKPTLHRRYGTPLAINAGDAMNCLASAPLIENTDILGPQLSSEVFYEISHMVRETVEGQAIELGWMHDNKITLTDKDYLRMTLKKTCWYTYIHPCRIGALIGRGGTENLDVFNKFGYYMGAAFQIQDDVLNLIGEKRKYGKEIGGDIWEGKRTLVLIHLLNHCTSSEREKIRIFLAKPRDKRLRGEVNWIFNLMMRYGSIKHAIVSARHLANEALKEFDIAYKDAVDSEDKRFIKGIVHYMIEREL; translated from the coding sequence ATGGCTAACGCAAAATTCGAGTTTATAGAGTCGATGCTGAAAAAATATCGTGACATAACAAGCGAAGCCATGGAACCCTTCTTTGTGATTAAAGAACCCAAACGGTACCTCTACGACCTTTTACCCCAGTACCCTAAAAGAGGCGGCAAAGGACTGCGGCCTGGTCTTTGCATAGCAACCTGCAGGGTTTTCGGAGGTAGCACAAACAGCGCAATTCGTTCTGCTGCTTCTTTAGAATTTTTTCACAACATGTTTCTTATTCATGATGACATTGAGGACTACAGCGAGTTTAGACGTGGAAAACCCACATTGCATCGACGGTATGGGACTCCTTTGGCAATAAACGCTGGAGATGCCATGAACTGTTTAGCCTCTGCACCTTTAATTGAGAATACTGATATTTTGGGTCCGCAACTGTCTTCTGAGGTTTTCTATGAAATCTCTCACATGGTCCGAGAAACCGTTGAGGGTCAAGCAATTGAGCTTGGCTGGATGCATGACAACAAAATCACACTAACCGACAAAGATTACCTGCGTATGACTCTAAAGAAGACCTGCTGGTACACCTACATTCACCCATGCAGAATCGGCGCCCTAATCGGGCGTGGTGGAACAGAAAACCTTGACGTTTTTAACAAGTTTGGCTACTATATGGGTGCTGCTTTCCAAATTCAAGATGACGTTTTAAACCTGATTGGTGAAAAAAGAAAGTATGGCAAGGAAATCGGTGGTGACATTTGGGAAGGTAAACGCACTTTGGTGCTGATTCACCTGCTTAACCATTGCACCAGTTCTGAGCGGGAGAAGATTCGGATTTTTCTTGCTAAGCCCCGTGATAAGCGTTTGCGTGGGGAAGTTAACTGGATTTTTAATTTGATGATGCGGTACGGCAGCATAAAGCACGCTATTGTAAGTGCGCGTCATCTTGCTAATGAAGCCTTAAAAGAATTTGACATAGCCTACAAAGACGCTGTGGACAGTGAAGATAAACGTTTCATAAAAGGCATTGTTCATTACATGATTGAACGAGAACTATAA